The Salvia miltiorrhiza cultivar Shanhuang (shh) chromosome 1, IMPLAD_Smil_shh, whole genome shotgun sequence genome has a window encoding:
- the LOC131005670 gene encoding uncharacterized protein LOC131005670, which produces MDPKHSGNVLKHLEKQKELLMDAYRSMSHELHRIQVEEEMLMRKYYEFMTAQEKKTKDDEQGSEAGTMVVAASREEQS; this is translated from the exons ATGGATCCTAAGCACTCAGGAAACGTTCTCAA GCATTTGGAGAAGCAAAAGGAGCTTTTGATGGATGCATACAGATCAATGTCTCATGAATTGCACAGAATCCAG GTAGAGGAAGAAATGTTAATGCGCAAGTATTATGAGTTTATGACTGCTCAAGAGAAG AAAACTAAAGATGATGAACAAGGTAGTGAAGCTGGAACAATGGTTGTTGCTGCTAGCAGGGAAGAACAATCATGA